The nucleotide window ACTGGGACGACTACATGGATGCCTATCAGGATTTAATTAAAAACACCTCGACCAAAAAATCCCCTTGGTACGTGATTCCTGCCGATAATAAATCCTATGCCCGTATTGCAATAGCATCGGCAATTATCACGGCATTGGAAGAAATGGATTTAGAATACCCAAAAGTGAGCGCCGAAAAAATCGCGGAATTACAAGCCGTTAAACAAGCTTTGCTTGACGAAAAAGATTAATTTTAGTAATTAGTGACTAGTAATTGGTAATTAGCTTATTTAGAAATATTTCAAAAGAAGCTAATCACTAATTACTGATTACTTTAAAAAAGCTAATCACTATTATGGCTCCTAAACTTTTACCCTCAGCCGACTGGATTAAAAAATACAAAACAAAAACCCTCAAAAGCGACTTTACAGCCGGTATTACACTGGCCGCTTACGGTATTCCGGTCTCTTTGGCCTATGCCACACTTGCAGGACTACCTCCGCAATACGGAATTTATGGTTACCTCATTGGCGGAATCTTTTATGCTTTATTGGGAACAAGCAGGCAACTCGCCATTGGACCAACATCGGCAATTTCTTTGTTGGTAGGTACCACTATTGCCAATTTAGCCAACGGCGATGCTCAACGCTGGGCCGACATTGCCTCGCTCACTGCTTTGGTATTTGCAGGAATGGCTATCCTCGCTTATCTATTGCGTTTGAGCGGTATCATCAATTTTATCAGCGAAACTGTTTTGGTCGGATTCAAAGCAGGAGCCTGTCTAACGATTGGTTTGACACAATTGCCCAAATTATTTGGCATAAAAGGCGGAGGCGACAATTTTCTGGAACGCATCATGACTATTTTTCAACAGCTTCCTGACATGAATACTGCAGTTTTTATTTTTGGTATTACTGCCATAATCATATTAATTGTTGGCGAAAAAGTGGCTCCCGGACGTCCTGTTGCTATTTTGATAGTCGTTTTATCAATAATACTCATTTCGATTACACCTTTGGGACATGATGGATTCAGTACCGTAGGAACAATACCAACAGGTTTACCTGAATTTCATTTACCCTCACTTCGGATTAAGGATGTTGATGGTGTATTACCCCTCGCCATGGCCTGTTTTCTGTTATCTTATATCGAAAGTGTTTCGGCAGCAAGGACTTTGGCACAAAAAAACGGATACGTGATAGATCCACGTCAAGAATTATTGGCTCTTGGAGTTGCCAATGCCGCCGTTGCAATTGGACAAGGCTATCCCGTTGCAGGTGGATTGTCACAGTCTGCAGTGAATGATACGGCTGGAGCCAAAACCCCCATGTCATTGGTTTTTGCTTCGGGCGCAATTGCGATTTGTCTATTGTTTTTAACCGGATTTCTTCAAAATTTACCGACAGTGATTTTGGCATCCATCGTTCTGGTAGCAATAAGAGGGCTTTTTGATATAAAAGAACTCAAACACTTGTATAAAATAAACAAACA belongs to Flavobacterium aquiphilum and includes:
- a CDS encoding SulP family inorganic anion transporter, with the protein product MAPKLLPSADWIKKYKTKTLKSDFTAGITLAAYGIPVSLAYATLAGLPPQYGIYGYLIGGIFYALLGTSRQLAIGPTSAISLLVGTTIANLANGDAQRWADIASLTALVFAGMAILAYLLRLSGIINFISETVLVGFKAGACLTIGLTQLPKLFGIKGGGDNFLERIMTIFQQLPDMNTAVFIFGITAIIILIVGEKVAPGRPVAILIVVLSIILISITPLGHDGFSTVGTIPTGLPEFHLPSLRIKDVDGVLPLAMACFLLSYIESVSAARTLAQKNGYVIDPRQELLALGVANAAVAIGQGYPVAGGLSQSAVNDTAGAKTPMSLVFASGAIAICLLFLTGFLQNLPTVILASIVLVAIRGLFDIKELKHLYKINKQEFGVAMIALVGVLIWGILTGVLFAAMVTLLLLIKAASKPNVAFLGRIPGTKRYTDMERHPENEKIEGVLIVRIESSIFYFNAEYIKECIWEKIYTEADSLKTVILDLNSSPSIDISGARFLKHLFFDLKAKHITLQIAEARSEVRDMLRTENLEALLGHISRFVSVDDLVVRALQKE